One Chrysiogenia bacterium DNA segment encodes these proteins:
- a CDS encoding prenyltransferase, giving the protein METTLRAQKKNPVWLENLLKWTRALRPESFGATVVPVTLGSLLALGGVDVEWGLVPFILLSALALHAGTNLVNDYYDYDLGVDNEFSLGGSGMLVSGELTAKQIARAAIVAFGLAAYLGVPLIILRGWPIVMLGLVGIAGGALYTAKPVQYKYWGAGDILVFILMGPLMVG; this is encoded by the coding sequence ATGGAAACAACGCTGCGAGCACAGAAGAAGAACCCTGTCTGGCTGGAGAACCTGCTCAAATGGACGCGCGCCCTGCGGCCCGAGTCCTTTGGCGCGACGGTCGTGCCCGTCACCCTCGGCAGCCTGCTGGCCCTTGGCGGGGTGGACGTGGAGTGGGGGCTCGTGCCCTTCATCCTGCTGAGCGCGCTGGCCCTGCACGCGGGAACGAATCTGGTCAATGACTACTACGACTACGACCTGGGCGTGGACAACGAGTTCTCGCTGGGCGGCAGCGGGATGCTCGTTTCGGGCGAGCTTACCGCAAAGCAGATCGCCCGCGCGGCGATCGTCGCTTTCGGGCTGGCCGCCTATCTTGGCGTGCCTCTCATCATCCTTCGCGGCTGGCCCATCGTGATGCTCGGTCTTGTCGGGATCGCCGGCGGCGCGCTCTATACCGCCAAGCCCGTGCAGTACAAATACTGGGGCGCCGGTGACATTCTTGTCTTTATTCTGATGGGGCCGCTCATGGTCGGCG